The Methanoplanus sp. FWC-SCC4 genome has a window encoding:
- a CDS encoding RNA recognition motif domain-containing protein, which produces MESRKLYVGNLKYSVTEEQLEELFSKYGDVKSARIIHQKGFGFVEYSTLEEAENAKEALNGKEYEGRTMRVDDARPVTPHQRREY; this is translated from the coding sequence ATGGAAAGCCGCAAATTGTATGTTGGAAATCTTAAATATTCTGTAACAGAAGAACAGCTTGAGGAATTATTTTCAAAATACGGCGATGTTAAAAGCGCCAGAATTATTCACCAGAAAGGATTCGGATTTGTTGAATATTCTACTCTTGAAGAAGCTGAAAATGCAAAGGAGGCTTTGAACGGAAAAGAATATGAAGGCAGGACAATGAGGGTGGACGATGCACGCCCTGTTACCCCGCACCAAAGGCGGGAATATTAG
- a CDS encoding PAS domain S-box protein produces MDDESAVLDVAKIYLGRDPDLDCTFVTSVTEALLILEKKNYDIIVSDYGMPDKNGIEFLKIIRSHDTGTPFILVTGRGTEEVVIDALNNGADFYVQKEGDPNTVFADLIAKIKIAVRYRRAVDKIFKSEERYRTLFESANDAIIILNGELECLDKNKKAEELFGFVKGIFDMANCFSLIFKNPEDFKGSEEEYRTYFLEKYFMPVISGQPLRFEYMLTRFNGERFEADLSLSPLISDGKTLVLAIIRDISKQKDAKRRLITAVENTNQALLEAKRSREDLFWQKNMLMEKERFLKTLLSNLPGMVYQCKNDPGWTMIFVSEGCRDLTGYEPEDLINNSLLSYGDVISPEYREKVWELWQKRIMKNEMYDDEYEIITKKGEKKWVWERGRPVYDIKGEVVALEGFIADTSEKKKIEDELKEATGHLKATLYAIPDILLEIDNTGKIIDVNSKSSHVFHREKYDLTGKNLAEIMPAGVAGPLTEKIRDVINTGEMGKLQFYIPFSTGFEWFELSIARHELITGKKPVAIGIVRDITEYIRSEESLKLANKKLNLLSSVTRHDVLNQITAAQGFLELISFSPHDEKETAIINKLMSIISVITKQIRFTGNYQDIGLNAPVWQNLHELMSLSKDGIEIPEHVQIEDKTADIEILADPMISRVFINFIDNTIRHGKNADRIIISSKKENNDCILIYEDNGAGVSIMEKERIFSRGYGMNTGFGLFLSREILEITNYTIVENGTFGQGARFEIKIPAGYWKYKLS; encoded by the coding sequence GTGGATGACGAATCTGCAGTACTTGATGTTGCAAAGATATATCTTGGCAGGGATCCTGATCTCGATTGCACTTTTGTCACATCGGTAACAGAGGCCCTTTTGATCCTTGAAAAAAAAAATTATGATATCATAGTTTCCGATTACGGGATGCCGGATAAAAACGGTATCGAGTTTTTAAAAATAATCCGGTCACATGATACCGGTACTCCCTTTATACTGGTAACCGGGAGGGGGACGGAGGAAGTCGTAATTGATGCCCTTAATAACGGTGCTGATTTTTATGTCCAGAAAGAAGGAGATCCAAATACTGTTTTTGCCGATTTAATTGCTAAGATAAAGATTGCAGTCCGTTACAGAAGGGCGGTTGATAAAATATTCAAATCCGAGGAGAGATACAGAACTTTATTTGAATCAGCCAATGATGCAATAATTATCCTGAACGGGGAACTCGAATGTCTTGACAAAAATAAAAAAGCAGAGGAGCTCTTCGGGTTTGTCAAAGGCATTTTTGATATGGCAAACTGCTTTTCTTTAATATTTAAAAATCCGGAAGATTTCAAAGGATCCGAAGAGGAATACAGGACATATTTCCTCGAAAAATATTTTATGCCCGTTATTTCAGGTCAGCCCCTGAGATTTGAATATATGCTTACTAGATTCAACGGTGAGCGTTTTGAGGCCGATCTCTCTCTCTCACCTTTAATAAGTGATGGCAAAACCCTGGTCCTTGCAATAATCAGGGATATTTCAAAACAAAAAGATGCTAAAAGAAGACTAATAACGGCGGTTGAAAACACAAATCAGGCTCTTCTGGAAGCAAAAAGATCGCGTGAGGATCTCTTTTGGCAAAAAAATATGCTCATGGAAAAAGAGCGTTTTTTAAAAACTCTCCTTTCAAATCTGCCGGGGATGGTCTACCAGTGCAAAAATGATCCCGGCTGGACAATGATTTTTGTAAGTGAAGGATGCAGGGATCTTACGGGATATGAACCTGAAGATCTCATAAACAATAGTCTTCTGTCCTATGGGGATGTTATCTCCCCGGAATACCGTGAAAAAGTCTGGGAATTATGGCAAAAACGCATCATGAAAAATGAAATGTATGATGACGAGTACGAGATAATCACAAAGAAGGGAGAGAAAAAATGGGTTTGGGAGCGTGGACGTCCGGTTTATGACATTAAAGGGGAGGTTGTAGCTCTTGAGGGATTTATAGCCGATACTTCTGAGAAAAAAAAGATTGAAGATGAGTTAAAAGAAGCAACAGGACACCTGAAGGCGACTCTTTACGCCATTCCCGATATACTGCTTGAAATAGACAATACAGGAAAGATTATTGATGTAAATTCCAAAAGCAGTCATGTATTTCACCGTGAAAAATATGATCTGACCGGAAAAAATCTTGCGGAAATAATGCCTGCAGGTGTGGCCGGTCCGCTGACTGAAAAAATAAGAGATGTCATAAATACAGGTGAAATGGGAAAATTACAGTTTTACATTCCTTTCAGCACCGGCTTTGAGTGGTTTGAGCTCTCTATTGCCAGACATGAATTAATCACAGGGAAAAAACCTGTTGCAATTGGTATTGTAAGGGATATAACAGAATACATCCGGTCTGAAGAATCGCTCAAACTTGCAAACAAAAAATTAAATCTCCTCTCATCAGTCACACGACATGATGTCCTGAATCAGATTACAGCGGCGCAGGGCTTTTTAGAGCTTATCTCTTTTAGTCCCCATGATGAAAAGGAGACTGCCATAATAAATAAACTGATGTCGATAATCTCTGTGATTACAAAACAGATCAGGTTTACCGGCAATTATCAGGATATTGGCCTCAACGCACCTGTATGGCAGAATCTTCATGAACTGATGAGTCTTTCAAAAGACGGAATTGAAATCCCTGAGCATGTACAGATTGAGGATAAAACAGCCGACATTGAGATTCTGGCAGACCCGATGATATCAAGGGTTTTTATTAACTTTATTGACAACACCATCCGTCACGGCAAAAATGCAGACCGTATCATAATAAGCTCAAAAAAAGAAAATAATGACTGCATTCTGATCTATGAGGATAACGGTGCCGGAGTTTCCATAATGGAGAAAGAAAGAATATTCTCACGTGGTTACGGTATGAATACAGGATTTGGTCTCTTTTTGAGCAGGGAAATTCTGGAAATAACAAATTATACGATTGTTGAAAACGGAACCTTCGGGCAGGGCGCAAGGTTTGAGATAAAGATTCCCGCAGGGTACTGGAAGTACAAATTATCCTGA
- a CDS encoding RNA recognition motif domain-containing protein, protein MENSKLYVGNLTYSVTEKQLEELFSQYGDVVSVKIIERKGFGFVEMGSPEEAEKAKEALNETEYEGRTMRIDEARPPRPRREFNRY, encoded by the coding sequence ATGGAAAACAGCAAATTGTATGTCGGCAACCTGACATATTCAGTAACAGAAAAACAATTAGAAGAATTGTTCTCTCAATATGGTGATGTTGTAAGCGTCAAAATCATTGAGCGTAAAGGATTTGGATTTGTCGAAATGGGTTCACCCGAAGAGGCAGAAAAAGCAAAAGAGGCTCTCAACGAGACCGAGTATGAAGGACGTACCATGAGGATTGACGAAGCTCGCCCTCCACGTCCAAGAAGGGAATTTAACAGATACTAA
- a CDS encoding DUF1622 domain-containing protein: MDFPLLLEIARIFSYFFEFIGAALIVYGGLKATIKVILLELRRKDYIYNQIRIEFTGKIVFGLEFLIAADLLATLMTPTLEELGILASVVVIRTILGYFLSKEATEFKLE; this comes from the coding sequence ATGGATTTTCCCCTGCTGCTTGAAATAGCCAGGATATTCTCGTACTTTTTCGAGTTTATCGGAGCCGCACTCATAGTGTACGGCGGGTTAAAGGCGACAATTAAAGTTATACTTCTCGAACTACGGAGAAAAGATTATATTTACAACCAGATAAGAATTGAATTTACTGGAAAAATTGTATTCGGACTTGAATTTCTAATTGCGGCAGATCTCCTTGCAACACTGATGACTCCTACACTCGAAGAGCTGGGAATTCTCGCATCAGTAGTTGTAATAAGAACAATACTCGGATACTTCCTCTCAAAAGAGGCCACGGAATTCAAATTAGAATGA
- a CDS encoding YwbE family protein, producing MTTSKEAQQRSNIHHGDIVKIELKKDQRSGKLTEGKVKDILTNSSFHPHGIKVRLEDGSVGRVQQIVS from the coding sequence ATGACAACATCAAAAGAAGCACAGCAGAGGAGCAATATTCATCACGGCGACATTGTGAAAATTGAACTTAAAAAAGACCAGCGATCAGGTAAACTCACAGAAGGAAAAGTAAAAGATATTCTGACAAACTCCTCCTTTCATCCCCACGGAATAAAAGTAAGACTCGAAGACGGCAGTGTCGGAAGAGTCCAGCAGATTGTCTCTTAA
- a CDS encoding pyrroline-5-carboxylate reductase family protein: protein MKKTGVIGTGSMGGMLVRKFIESEISKPEMIIAGNRTEEKLRLLAKETGINAAKNNIEVVENSDVIFLCVKPLEVKGVLAEIKEVLNEDKILVSVAADVSLENLSEWSNARIVRAIPSITSEVLKGVTLLSFGERAAPADKELILSMFGAIGKAVEAEEKDFEILTILTSCAPAFIASILKELSKSAVRREGISKELSEFLVRETLVGTSCLLEEKNQSFEDIISRVATKGGITEEGVFVIQKEMPAVFDNLLDAALGKDIKVNKMIN, encoded by the coding sequence GTGAAAAAAACAGGTGTAATAGGGACGGGAAGCATGGGCGGGATGCTTGTCAGAAAGTTTATTGAAAGCGAAATTTCCAAACCTGAAATGATTATTGCAGGCAACAGGACTGAAGAAAAATTAAGGCTTCTTGCAAAGGAAACCGGAATAAATGCTGCAAAAAACAATATTGAGGTTGTTGAAAACTCCGATGTCATTTTCCTGTGCGTAAAACCGCTTGAAGTCAAAGGGGTGCTGGCTGAAATAAAGGAAGTGCTTAACGAAGATAAAATACTTGTCTCAGTCGCTGCTGACGTATCTCTTGAAAATCTCTCTGAGTGGTCAAATGCAAGGATAGTCCGTGCAATACCGAGTATTACCTCTGAGGTTTTAAAGGGCGTAACTCTCCTGTCATTTGGAGAAAGAGCTGCCCCTGCTGATAAGGAATTAATACTCTCCATGTTTGGCGCTATTGGAAAAGCGGTTGAGGCGGAAGAGAAGGATTTTGAGATCCTGACCATCCTGACAAGCTGTGCACCAGCATTCATTGCTTCAATATTAAAGGAGCTTTCAAAATCAGCCGTAAGACGCGAAGGGATATCAAAAGAGCTCTCTGAATTTCTGGTAAGAGAAACCCTTGTCGGGACATCATGTCTTCTTGAGGAAAAAAATCAGAGCTTTGAAGATATAATATCACGTGTCGCCACAAAGGGAGGAATAACAGAGGAGGGTGTCTTTGTGATCCAAAAGGAGATGCCGGCGGTTTTTGACAATCTTCTCGATGCAGCTCTCGGCAAAGACATAAAGGTAAATAAAATGATAAACTGA
- a CDS encoding BaiN/RdsA family NAD(P)/FAD-dependent oxidoreductase encodes MEEYDVVITGGGPAGLFCALWSGRMCRNEGQEKKILLLEKKESCGKKLMLSGLGQCNVTNARDIKDFTDRYGDAGRFVRPSLFGFTNRDLISFFEERGIPLTEENGGKVFPKSKKASDILDLLLLECEKNGVEIRCSESVIFVDTDNDRFITKTENSEYLSGSLVIATGGKSYPGTGSSGDGYRFAETLGHSVTEIAPALCAVYPSEYPFSSLSGISFENISVSLYDGNKKTRQITGDLLLTHKGLSGPCILHMSRYIRAGNILKVSFIKEKSQDEFRKEFTQKISETGTMKIKTVLSGYGLPERFVKLILSLSGIETDMTCAHLSKKARNGLISNLTEYPFLIKRTGSFNEAMATAGGVLLSEINSKTMESKIVPNLYFIGEVLDIDGDTGGYNLQAAFSTAHMAALRICSKNI; translated from the coding sequence GTGGAAGAATACGATGTTGTAATAACAGGGGGAGGGCCTGCCGGACTTTTTTGTGCACTCTGGTCCGGGAGGATGTGCAGAAACGAAGGACAGGAAAAAAAAATACTGCTTCTTGAAAAGAAGGAATCATGCGGTAAAAAACTGATGCTCTCAGGCCTTGGGCAGTGCAATGTGACAAATGCCCGTGATATTAAGGATTTTACAGACCGTTATGGTGACGCCGGCAGATTCGTGCGACCTTCTCTGTTTGGCTTTACAAACCGTGATCTCATCTCCTTTTTTGAGGAGAGAGGCATCCCGCTGACTGAGGAAAATGGGGGGAAGGTATTTCCAAAAAGCAAAAAAGCATCCGACATTCTGGATCTGCTGCTTTTGGAATGTGAAAAAAACGGTGTGGAAATAAGGTGCAGTGAGAGTGTTATTTTTGTCGATACTGACAATGACAGATTTATCACAAAAACAGAAAATTCCGAATACTTATCAGGAAGTCTTGTAATCGCAACCGGTGGAAAATCCTATCCCGGGACAGGCTCTTCAGGTGACGGTTACAGGTTTGCAGAGACTCTGGGCCATTCGGTTACGGAAATAGCACCCGCTCTTTGTGCGGTATATCCGTCTGAATATCCTTTTTCGTCTCTTTCAGGAATCTCGTTTGAAAATATTTCAGTCTCCCTTTATGATGGCAACAAAAAAACAAGGCAGATTACAGGCGATCTTCTCCTGACCCACAAAGGTCTTTCAGGACCATGTATTCTTCACATGTCAAGATATATACGAGCCGGAAATATCCTGAAAGTATCATTTATAAAAGAGAAAAGTCAGGATGAATTCCGAAAGGAATTCACTCAAAAAATCTCGGAAACCGGAACAATGAAAATAAAAACGGTCTTGTCAGGATATGGCCTTCCGGAAAGGTTTGTAAAACTCATTCTTTCACTCTCAGGGATAGAAACCGATATGACATGTGCCCACCTCTCAAAAAAAGCCAGAAACGGATTAATCTCGAATCTGACGGAATACCCGTTTTTAATAAAAAGAACAGGAAGTTTCAACGAAGCTATGGCAACAGCCGGCGGCGTCTTATTATCTGAGATCAATTCAAAAACGATGGAATCAAAAATCGTTCCGAATCTGTATTTCATCGGCGAGGTTCTGGACATTGACGGGGACACGGGAGGATATAATCTACAGGCGGCATTTTCAACTGCCCATATGGCCGCTCTCCGTATCTGTTCAAAGAATATTTAA
- a CDS encoding AMP phosphorylase → MVRLTAKLMDIDYPGLMLNREDARKIGVIDGGRVQVINEETGVFASACVTTTETILEKGTFGIFYKTNERLMAREGSVLEVRIASRPLSLDYIKKKMDGGKFSKEETNAIVNDIVNDVLSPSEMGAYITSSYINGLDMDEVEHLTRAMVATGDQLKFTSHPIVDKHSIGGVPGNKISFLVVPIIAAAGLKIPKTSSRAITGAGGTADLMEVLAPVSFSASEVQKMTEKVGGTIVWGGATNIAPADDKIIIYEYPFKIDARGQMLASVMAKKFAVGADLVVIDIPVGQHAKVTTPEEGRKLAREFIELGERLGIKVECALTYGESPIGHAIGVNLEVREALWVLEGAKEPNSLIQKSTSIAGIALEMSGKAQAGGGLQAASDILASGKALEKMREIIEVQGGDPKVMSEDILPGQFYHIVKAPESGYVVEMNNHALITIARAAGAPHDRGAGIYIHKKKGHRVEKGDPIFMIYADRSWRLEKAVETARQLMPMIVEGMLIDRVPSSYWRGTPE, encoded by the coding sequence ATGGTCAGACTTACTGCGAAACTGATGGATATTGATTATCCCGGTTTGATGCTTAACCGTGAAGATGCAAGGAAAATTGGTGTAATCGATGGTGGTCGTGTTCAGGTCATAAATGAGGAGACCGGTGTTTTTGCCTCTGCCTGCGTTACGACAACCGAAACAATTCTTGAGAAGGGAACCTTTGGTATTTTTTATAAGACCAATGAGCGCCTTATGGCCCGGGAAGGCAGTGTTCTTGAAGTGCGTATCGCTTCCCGTCCTCTGTCGCTTGATTACATCAAAAAGAAGATGGACGGAGGAAAATTCTCTAAGGAAGAGACAAACGCAATCGTAAACGACATAGTCAATGATGTCCTCTCCCCATCCGAGATGGGGGCATATATCACAAGTTCATACATCAACGGTCTTGACATGGATGAAGTTGAGCACCTGACCCGTGCAATGGTGGCAACCGGTGACCAGCTTAAATTCACATCTCACCCGATTGTCGACAAGCATTCGATTGGAGGGGTTCCCGGCAATAAGATCTCTTTTCTGGTCGTTCCGATTATTGCGGCGGCTGGTCTTAAGATACCGAAAACAAGTTCAAGGGCGATTACAGGCGCCGGCGGTACGGCTGATTTAATGGAGGTTCTTGCTCCTGTTTCCTTCTCTGCATCAGAAGTTCAGAAGATGACCGAGAAGGTCGGGGGCACAATTGTCTGGGGAGGTGCTACAAACATAGCACCTGCTGATGACAAGATAATCATTTACGAGTATCCTTTCAAGATTGATGCCCGTGGTCAGATGCTGGCAAGTGTTATGGCGAAAAAGTTCGCAGTGGGTGCTGATCTGGTTGTGATCGACATCCCGGTAGGGCAGCATGCAAAGGTGACGACTCCTGAGGAGGGAAGAAAGCTTGCACGGGAGTTCATTGAATTAGGTGAACGTCTTGGAATAAAAGTGGAGTGTGCCCTTACATATGGTGAATCACCAATTGGCCATGCAATAGGGGTTAACCTTGAGGTCAGGGAAGCCCTGTGGGTTTTGGAAGGTGCAAAGGAGCCGAATTCACTTATTCAGAAGAGTACGTCGATTGCCGGAATCGCACTTGAAATGTCCGGGAAAGCACAGGCAGGAGGTGGTCTTCAGGCGGCATCCGACATCCTTGCAAGCGGAAAGGCTCTTGAAAAGATGAGGGAGATTATTGAAGTTCAGGGTGGTGATCCAAAAGTGATGTCAGAGGACATTCTTCCGGGCCAGTTTTACCATATTGTAAAGGCTCCCGAGTCCGGTTATGTTGTCGAGATGAACAATCATGCCTTAATTACAATCGCCCGTGCAGCAGGAGCGCCGCATGACAGGGGTGCGGGAATTTACATCCATAAGAAAAAAGGACACAGGGTTGAAAAGGGAGATCCGATATTCATGATCTATGCTGACCGGAGCTGGCGGCTTGAAAAGGCTGTCGAAACGGCAAGGCAGCTTATGCCGATGATTGTCGAGGGAATGCTTATAGACAGGGTTCCGTCATCTTACTGGAGAGGAACACCTGAGTAG
- a CDS encoding ribose 1,5-bisphosphate isomerase, whose translation MSLYETADKIKSMEIRGAGRIARYAAQALKEHGNGLKPSDLNTFQREMEKASEVLLKTRPTAVSLPNAVNIVMREVRAAGTIEDAKEKLTKTADSFIEDSINSVSKIAEFGSRHIKDGDTILTHCNSEAALACIIKAHEDGKEIEVFATEVRPRNQGLITIKTLNDAGIKTSFIVDSAARYYMKRVNLAITGADAITVNGAVVNKIGTSQIALCAKESRTPLIVAAETYKFAPKTVSGDLIDIEERPSSEVLDDSILKDLKNVRVRNPAFDVTPAAYIDLIITEKGAIPPEMAYTIIKEYLGWKIEEFS comes from the coding sequence ATGTCGCTTTATGAAACTGCTGATAAAATAAAGTCAATGGAGATCAGAGGGGCCGGACGGATTGCCAGATATGCTGCGCAGGCATTAAAAGAGCACGGCAACGGACTAAAACCCTCTGACCTAAACACATTCCAAAGAGAAATGGAAAAGGCATCGGAGGTTCTCCTCAAAACAAGGCCAACCGCAGTATCTCTCCCAAACGCTGTAAACATCGTAATGAGGGAAGTCAGGGCAGCGGGGACAATCGAAGATGCAAAAGAAAAACTGACAAAAACAGCAGACTCATTCATCGAAGATTCGATAAATTCAGTTTCAAAAATTGCCGAATTCGGATCAAGGCACATAAAAGACGGCGATACCATATTAACGCACTGCAACTCGGAGGCCGCCCTCGCCTGCATAATAAAGGCACACGAAGACGGCAAAGAGATTGAAGTCTTCGCAACCGAGGTAAGACCACGCAACCAGGGTTTAATCACCATAAAAACACTCAATGATGCGGGGATTAAAACCAGTTTTATAGTAGACTCAGCAGCAAGATACTATATGAAACGGGTAAACCTTGCAATAACCGGTGCAGATGCAATCACTGTAAACGGTGCAGTGGTAAACAAAATAGGAACATCACAAATCGCCCTTTGTGCAAAAGAGTCAAGGACACCATTGATCGTTGCGGCAGAGACCTACAAATTCGCACCAAAAACAGTATCCGGTGACCTGATAGATATAGAAGAACGCCCTTCATCCGAGGTTCTGGATGATTCCATCCTTAAAGATCTAAAAAATGTCCGTGTGAGAAACCCGGCATTTGACGTAACCCCTGCAGCTTATATAGATCTCATAATAACCGAAAAAGGCGCAATTCCGCCTGAGATGGCATATACAATTATTAAAGAATATCTTGGATGGAAAATAGAAGAATTCAGCTAA
- a CDS encoding bifunctional metallophosphatase/5'-nucleotidase yields MQRSFNIKPVLAVTLTLVVIAVIMFAVFMTDTDSGEGVAGITSNLQETAESSYSTDSPYSGTIRILTSPDIHSHIFAMSENDTGSRIGRIGALANSLGNEREDTLYLFAGDLGEGNFYHTYAGVPEVKAYSMAGVDLAVPGNHAFDFSTEVFESGVTNASYSVICANLDFTDSELNNIIRDYAVFNAGGAKVGVFGIITPQLGKIVTIPEDMIFYKNTTDIGNSAVKSLKNEGADIIIALTHESREEDLKLAESVSGIDLIIGGHDHLVWNETITGGDGGETLIVHAGKYGEEMDCVDITFEDGILSDASVVRYTITEDMPDDEEITSFVMPYYNNYSDSLSNPIGYSQVALDVPYLEIRSKETNAGDLITDTIKDNVPGVDIALINSGSIRGDAVIPAGEISYLTLNTILPFENMIVTIRMTGQEIRDTLERSASAIVVSGDECPGEERVGSGGFLQVSGVRFEINTKGDVFCCDYDNDRVKCTGNRILNLSVVTDSGNEPIVPDKTYTVAVNNYMAGGGDGYTNLLEIADDKKYNTEINLIGLLAAAIERDSPISPETDGRILVFS; encoded by the coding sequence ATGCAGAGATCTTTTAACATCAAACCGGTTTTGGCGGTCACACTTACACTTGTTGTGATTGCAGTTATTATGTTCGCAGTTTTTATGACAGATACAGACAGTGGTGAAGGGGTAGCCGGCATAACCTCCAATTTACAGGAAACGGCAGAATCTTCTTATTCGACAGACTCCCCATATTCAGGAACTATCAGGATTTTAACAAGCCCTGATATACACAGCCACATATTTGCGATGAGTGAGAATGATACCGGATCACGAATCGGAAGAATAGGGGCACTTGCCAACTCTCTTGGAAATGAGAGGGAAGACACACTTTATCTTTTTGCAGGTGATCTCGGCGAGGGTAATTTTTATCATACTTATGCCGGAGTTCCGGAGGTCAAAGCCTACTCGATGGCAGGAGTTGATCTGGCAGTTCCCGGAAATCACGCCTTTGATTTTTCAACAGAAGTCTTTGAATCCGGGGTTACAAACGCTTCATACTCAGTAATCTGTGCAAATCTGGATTTTACTGATTCTGAACTGAACAATATAATCAGGGATTATGCCGTATTTAACGCAGGCGGGGCAAAGGTTGGAGTATTCGGCATTATCACACCTCAGCTTGGAAAAATTGTGACAATCCCTGAGGATATGATTTTTTATAAGAACACAACTGATATCGGAAATTCTGCTGTAAAATCCCTGAAAAATGAGGGTGCTGACATCATAATCGCCCTTACCCATGAGAGCAGGGAGGAGGATTTAAAACTTGCAGAGTCTGTTTCAGGAATAGACCTGATTATCGGCGGCCATGACCACCTCGTCTGGAATGAGACCATAACAGGTGGTGACGGCGGAGAGACTCTTATTGTTCATGCAGGAAAATACGGCGAAGAGATGGATTGTGTTGATATTACTTTTGAAGACGGAATTTTATCAGATGCATCCGTAGTCAGATATACAATAACAGAGGATATGCCTGACGATGAGGAGATAACATCATTTGTGATGCCATATTACAACAATTATTCAGACAGCCTTTCCAATCCGATTGGATACTCACAAGTTGCACTTGATGTACCATACCTTGAGATAAGGTCAAAAGAGACAAATGCCGGAGATCTCATCACCGATACAATTAAAGATAATGTACCCGGTGTTGATATCGCATTAATTAATTCAGGATCTATCAGGGGAGACGCCGTGATTCCGGCAGGTGAGATATCTTACCTGACATTAAACACGATTCTTCCGTTTGAAAATATGATTGTTACAATCCGGATGACAGGACAGGAGATCAGGGATACTCTTGAGAGGTCTGCATCCGCAATTGTCGTTTCAGGCGACGAATGTCCGGGTGAGGAGAGGGTTGGTTCAGGCGGATTTTTGCAGGTCTCTGGTGTAAGGTTTGAGATCAACACTAAAGGTGATGTTTTCTGCTGTGACTATGACAATGACAGAGTAAAATGCACAGGAAACAGAATACTCAACCTCTCGGTTGTTACGGATTCTGGAAATGAACCGATTGTTCCGGATAAGACGTACACTGTTGCCGTCAATAATTACATGGCCGGCGGGGGAGACGGTTATACAAATCTTCTTGAAATTGCGGACGATAAAAAATATAACACAGAGATAAACCTAATCGGCCTTCTTGCAGCGGCGATTGAGAGGGATTCTCCAATATCGCCTGAGACTGACGGAAGGATTCTGGTTTTTAGTTGA